A genomic segment from Torulaspora globosa chromosome 3, complete sequence encodes:
- the CDD1 gene encoding cytidine deaminase (ancestral locus Anc_8.391), which produces MYLPLKEGVAGLDRDQFEKLKQLTLEARQLSYAPYSKFRVGCCLVAEGDLYYTGANVENASYGGAICAERTTIVKAVTSGCPESADGTKWVCLAIAGDSLETCISPCGICRQFIREFAADDFPVVMFNGDGSQFLVRTLRELLPLSFGPGDLAF; this is translated from the coding sequence ATGTATCTGCCGTTGAAAGAAGGCGTCGCCGGCCTGGACCGCGACCAATTCGAGAAACTCAAACAGTTGACGTTGGAGGCTCGACAGCTCTCGTACGCGCCATATTCCAAGTTCCGCGTAGGGTGCTGTCTGGTCGCCGAGGGCGACCTCTACTACACCGGTGCCAACGTCGAGAACGCAAGCTACGGTGGCGCGATATGTGCGGAAAGAACTACCATTGTGAAGGCAGTGACCTCGGGATGCCCCGAGTCTGCGGACGGGACCAAATGGGTGTGTCTGGCGATCGCCGGGGACTCTCTCGAGACCTGCATCTCTCCGTGCGGCATCTGCAGACAATTCATCCGGGAGTTCGCCGCAGACGACTTCCCCGTCGTGATGTTCAATGGAGATGGGTCGCAGTTCCTGGTCAGGACGCTCAGAGAGCTGCTGCCGTTGAGCTTTGGGCCTGGAGATCTGGCATTttga
- the SND1 gene encoding Snd1p (ancestral locus Anc_8.390), with the protein MSSLPPSGSNSGGLMRAVCIPKRTGDGGELNSQTYRPKVEVKARNSLYIISYTEVPPFTRCRSRSRVKLADGGVPSDPRAVALKCNDFEVFVYIDIPTIDYYKDELQDTKLSKFNKKFKLHLLREAIFDSFTNGNDLFWDQWMQNTKELGQKKTCTIAVSSSGSLRYVETIKFLIEACHEKLSEYVALSRVALKFELEVTPTSRRWFTTFLNKQILEGDMIEFVDLGSNSKISESTTTPFKEYYAKLSAKFAPHTRDSIDTGKLDSIVIITNSTGVKALLTILSDRPLTSYIVKESIDALHDTGLRKKDPPVDSSEEETPLKRESSSLLSFQNSLLTSNKDKSVRIRSLSLNQRSNRAHAFSNDEMPFYKTSSREISPSPGVGTLLSRSSSRYSPAPRSNLMAETTQEEGFELAPDGEGFSELDDDDEDDDEDEDEGDEDGLSFNVPSRLSRSGSSDVLSSGERSNTRTGRFRSLSLMDPAFKSPFDLAATEDQASSTDGSRVTNIYIHDGEFEETESSTKRTKKKLNKALLSRQNSSNGLIPPEFYSRISSPCTSASSSNSSLHDLNMAPGTFSKWLGPDSSASHSSNFQTDSSHPLFEKNLINKSFEETRNQSSANLFSTLMAGRSVKNPLALNFKSNKVIPPEVQIMDEEDRLMSGYHNGNSNFSAEDTSDDERRSVSTVVPDRPSFTNSSRAIESDGQSVNDRRPADTTYKPLSLSLKLYDDEDDGGGNHASSPLPIKDSEQDDERPKPKYKKAISLDLYGDSDLDNAGGWILGGNAR; encoded by the coding sequence ATGAGCAGTTTGCCTCCGTCTGGCAGCAATAGCGGGGGTCTGATGCGTGCTGTGTGCATCCCGAAGCGTACGGGCGACGGCGGCGAGCTCAACTCGCAGACGTACCGGCCTAAGGTGGAAGTGAAGGCCCGCAACTCTCTGTACATCATCAGCTACACTGAAGTACCGCCTTTCACGAGGTGCAGGTCGAGATCTAGGGTTAAGTTGGCGGATGGTGGTGTTCCGAGCGATCCTCGGGCGGTAGCTTTGAAATGCAACGATTTTGAAGTGTTTGTGTACATTGACATCCCGACGATAGACTACTACAAGGATGAGCTTCAGGATACTAAACTTTCCAAGTTCAAtaagaagttcaagttACATCTGCTGCGAGAGGCAATTTTTGATAGTTTTACGAATGGGAATGACCTGTTTTGGGACCAGTGGATGCAGAATACTAAAGAGCTCGggcagaagaagacgtgCACAATAGCCGTTTCGTCGTCCGGATCGCTGAGATACGTGGAGACTATCAAATTTCTGATCGAAGCATGCCATGAGAAGCTATCAGAGTATGTTGCTTTGAGCAGGGTCGCTTTGAAGTTTGAATTAGAGGTTACACCTACCTCGCGCAGGTGGTTCACCACTTTTTTGAACAAGCAGATCCTCGAGGGAGATATGATAGAATTTGTGGATTTGGGATCCAACTCGAAGATTTCCGAATCGACAACCACGCCTTTCAAAGAATATTACGCCAAACTTAGCGCCAAATTCGCTCCGCACACCCGTGACAGTATAGATACAGGGAAGCTGGACTCCATTGTGATCATAACCAACAGCACGGGAGTGAAAGCGCTGCTGACTATCCTATCGGACCGTCCCTTGACCAGTTATATCGTGAAGGAGTCTATCGATGCACTTCACGATACTGGGttgagaaaaaaagaccCACCCGTGGACAGTagtgaggaagaaacgCCACTTAAAAGGGAGTCTTCGTCCCTCCTGAGCTTCCAGAACTCCTTGCTCACCTCTAATAAGGACAAATCTGTCAGAATACGATCGCTATCGTTGAATCAACGGTCGAACAGGGCCCATGCTTTTTCAAACGATGAAATGCCCTTCTACAAGACATCCTCCAGGGAGATATCGCCATCACCAGGTGTTGGCACTCTGTTATCTAGGTCTTCGTCGCGATACTCGCCCGCGCCAAGGTCGAATTTAATGGCTGAGACAacacaagaagaaggcttcGAGTTGGCGCCCGACGGCGAAGGGTTCAGTGAATtggacgatgatgacgaggacgatgatgaagatgaggacgaaGGTGACGAAGATGGATTAAGTTTCAACGTTCCAAGTAGGCTGTCGAGGTCCGGATCTTCTGATGTTCTCTCGAGCGGTGAGAGATCGAACACTAGAACTGGAAGATTTAGATCTCTGAGTCTTATGGACCCTGCTTTTAAGAGCCCCTTTGATTTGGCCGCCAcagaagatcaagcatcttcaacagatgGATCTCGAGTTACCAACATATACATACATGACGGTGAGTTTGAAGAGACAGAATCATCCACGAAaagaacaaagaaaaagcttAACAAAGCTCTGCTTTCCAGGCAAAATTCTAGCAATGGTCTGATTCCGCCGGAGTTTTATTCGAGAATATCATCGCCATGCACCAGCGCTAGTAGTTCAAACTCATCTCTGCATGATCTAAATATGGCGCCTGGTACGTTTTCCAAGTGGTTGGGTCCTGATAGTTCAGCGTCACACTCATCAAACTTTCAAACAGATAGTTCCCATCCGCTGTTCGAGAAAAACCTCATCAACAAATCCTTTGAAGAGACTAGAAATCAAAGTTCTGCGAATCTGTTCAGTACGTTGATGGCTGGCAGATCTGTCAAGAATCCTCTTgctttgaacttcaaatCAAACAAGGTCATTCCTCCAGAAGTTCAAATCATGGACGAGGAAGACCGCCTGATGTCGGGCTACCACAACGGAAACAGCAATTTCAGCGCCGAGGATACTTCTGACGACGAAAGAAGATCTGTGAGTACCGTTGTGCCCGATAGGCCCAGCTTTACGAACAGCAGCCGCGCTATTGAGTCGGATGGTCAGTCGGTCAATGACCGGAGGCCCGCAGATACTACTTACAAGCCTCTAAgcttgagcttgaagctttatgacgacgaagacgacgGGGGCGGCAACCACGCAAGCTCTCCGTTGCCGATAAAGGATAGCGAGCAGGACGACGAGAGGCCGAAGCCGAAGTACAAGAAGGCCATTTCGCTCGATTTATATGGGGACAGCGATCTGGATAATGCGGGAGGCTGGATCCTGGGGGGCAATGCCAGATAG
- the ERF2 gene encoding palmitoyltransferase ERF2 (ancestral locus Anc_8.389) yields the protein MTRLNMRRRRYGQTSYANDPSLGSDYQESWFKTVYKWLVTIDGDSKLNEERGYRSLPYVTNYVFFLGGRLHTLRHKDHIWLLVLAIIVVPMVLFSVFEANKLWHTKLGYKALVFLFYYFWAMSCSFFIRTATSDAGVLPKNVHLAQLNNRFQIPQEYHNCVSLPTPSTARDPLSKVEVKYCTACRIWRPPRASHCSTCGVCIMTHDHHCFWVNNCIGQRNYRYFIAFLVSAVATALFLIANCSVHIARSQPRRPSRVPVTILLLTYACLVIWYPAILLGYHIFMTGTQQTTREFLRHVHSKNPVFTVIRPAEHNPYDTGSFLRNMAHLMLQPRGPSAFSARERHRRGDWRFVTVPGTHSFEKLHSSQA from the coding sequence ATGACGAGACTCAACATGAGACGAAGAAGGTACGGGCAAACTTCATATGCGAACGATCCAAGCCTTGGAAGCGACTATCAGGAAAGTTGGTTCAAGACAGTATACAAGTGGCTCGTTACAATTGACGGCGACTCGAAACTGAACGAGGAGAGAGGCTACAGGTCGCTGCCATACGTAACCAACTACGTGTTTTTTTTGGGCGGCAGATTGCATACTTTGCGACACAAGGATCACATATGGCTGCTTGTATTAGCGATTATCGTGGTACCGATGGTGCTGTTCTCCGTATTTGAAGCAAACAAGCTGTGGCACACAAAACTTGGCTACAAAGCGCTGGTTTTCCTGTTCTACTACTTCTGGGCTATGTCCTGCTCGTTCTTCATAAGGACAGCCACCAGCGACGCTGGAGTGCTGCCGAAAAACGTGCATCTAGCGCAGCTGAACAACCGTTTCCAGATACCGCAGGAGTACCACAACTGCGTCAGTCTGCCGACACCAAGTACTGCCCGCGATCCGCTCAGCAAGGTCGAGGTCAAGTACTGCACGGCGTGCCGGATATGGAGGCCCCCGCGGGCCTCCCACTGCTCCACCTGTGGAGTCTGCATAATGACCCACGACCACCACTGCTTTTGGGTCAACAACTGCATCGGACAAAGGAACTATCGCTACTTCATCGCGTTTCTCGTCAGCGCGGTCGCCACTGCGCTCTTCCTCATAGCCAACTGTTCTGTCCACATAGCCCGCAGCCAGCCGCGCCGACCATCCCGCGTACCCGTGACGATCCTCCTGCTCACCTACGCCTGCCTAGTCATATGGTATCCTGCCATCCTGCTCGGCTACCACATCTTCATGACCGGCACCCAGCAGACCACAAGAGAGTTCCTACGCCACGTACATTCCAAGAACCCCGTCTTCACCGTCATCAGGCCTGCAGAACACAATCCCTACGACACAGGTTCCTTTCTAAGAAACATGGCTCATCTCATGCTGCAGCCTCGCGGACCGTCCGCCTTCAGTGCCCGCGAAAGACACCGTCGTGGAGACTGGAGGTTCGTTACGGTTCCCGGAACGCACTCCTTTGAGAAACTACACTCGTCCCAGGCATAG